One part of the Aurantibacillus circumpalustris genome encodes these proteins:
- a CDS encoding alpha/beta hydrolase, with product MTNTLISQKINTSLTYSVNLPVKKNSKTPVLILLHGYGSNESDLFDLAKTMDSKFITFSLRAPNTTREGGFCWYELEFLPNQQFKYDYKQAVLSRMKILSFISNACKAYQVDSTSVFLLGFSQGTIMSYDIALSTTNKVKGVVALSGRMMEESKLQKTNLAQLSKIKFFIAHGESDNVIKIEEAQKANDFLKEKVLKDLTYKTYSMPHSISGDELNDLRSWLSKAIIPF from the coding sequence TTGACAAACACTCTAATCTCGCAAAAAATAAACACGAGTTTAACTTATTCGGTTAATTTACCTGTAAAAAAAAATTCCAAAACACCGGTATTAATTTTGTTGCATGGATACGGGAGTAACGAGTCAGATCTTTTTGACTTAGCTAAAACAATGGACTCTAAATTTATCACCTTCTCTCTCAGAGCTCCAAATACAACCCGTGAAGGAGGATTTTGTTGGTACGAACTGGAATTTTTACCAAATCAGCAATTCAAATACGATTACAAGCAAGCGGTTTTAAGTAGAATGAAAATTTTATCTTTCATAAGCAATGCTTGTAAGGCTTATCAAGTCGACAGCACTTCTGTTTTTCTTTTAGGCTTCAGCCAGGGAACAATCATGTCTTACGACATAGCCTTATCGACAACAAATAAAGTTAAAGGTGTTGTAGCACTAAGTGGAAGAATGATGGAAGAAAGTAAACTTCAAAAAACAAATCTCGCACAACTTTCTAAAATCAAGTTTTTTATAGCACATGGTGAATCAGATAATGTAATTAAAATAGAAGAAGCGCAAAAAGCAAATGATTTTCTTAAAGAAAAAGTTTTGAAGGATCTAACGTATAAAACTTATTCAATGCCTCATTCAATTTCAGGAGATGAGTTGAACGACCTTCGATCGTGGCTTTCGAAAGCTATTATACCTTTTTAG